The genomic stretch GGGCATCCGCGTGCCCGCCGACCTGTCCGACATCCGCCTCCGTGGCCCGGTTGCGTTCGTCTTCGAGGGCGTTGTCGGGCTTGCTGGGGGCCGGTAACCTCCGCTTCCCTCTCGCACCCGGATCAGACAGCGCGTGGCCGGTCCCATCCTCGTCGTCGACGACGACCTGTTCTTCCGCCAGCTCGCCAGCGACATGCTCTCCCGCCACGGCCACCGCGTGGTCGTCGTGGAGAACGCCACGCTCGCGCTCGAGGAGGCGGCCCGCATGCCCTTCGACCTGGTCATCACCGACGTGGTGATGCCCGGGGTGGACGGCTTCGCCCTCACCGCGCGCCTGCGCGAGAGGGATCCGGACCAGGAGGTCATCCTGGTGAGCCAGCGCACGGACGTGAAGGGCTCGGAGATGGCGCTGCGCTCGGGCGCGGCGGACTGCCTGGCCAAGCCCGTGGACGAGGCGGACCTGGTGCTGGCGGTGGACCGCGCCCTGGAGCGCGCCGCCCTGCGCCGCGAGCGCGCCCAGCTCCGCGACGAGAACCTCGAGTTCGCCCGGTTCCACAACCTGCACCAGCGCTGTCTGGACCTCATCTCCCAGTCCGACCTGGAGTGGCTCCAGGAGCGCATCATCTCCGAACTGTCCGCCGTCTGTGACGCGCAGAGCGCCGCGTTGTGGGTGCTGGACGACCGGGGGGACCTGGTGCTGCGCGCGTACCGCGGCCTGCTCGACAAGCAGTTCCTCGCGGAGAAGATGAACCCCGAGGGGCCCCTGGCGGGTCGGCTGAAGGATGCCCAGCCCTGGTTCGCCCGGGACGAGCGCTCCGCGGTGATGTACGTGCCCCTGCTGGCGTCGGGGGAGATCGTCGGCCTCGCGCAGCTGTCGGATCCGCTGAGCGGCGACTTCCGGCTGGAGCACTCCCGGGACGCGCGCGTGCTCGCGGACTTCGCCGCCATCGGCGTGAAGAACGGCCGGCGGATGCTCGCGCTCCAGCGGCTGGGCCTGCGCGACCGCGAGACGGCGGCGTACAACCTCAGCTACTTCACCGACTACGCCTCCAAGGAGATCTACAAGGCGCGCCGCTACGGCCGGACCTTCTCGCTGCTGACGTTCTCCATCGACAACCTGCCGCTGGTGCGGGTGCGGCACGGGGCGGCGGACGCGAAGAAGGCGGTGCGTGGCATCATCCGCGCGCTGAGCAAGATCATCCGCGACTCGGACGTCATCGCGAAGGCGAGCGACCAGGAATTCTACCTGCTCCTGCCGGAGACGGACTTCTTCGGGGCGATGATGTTCGTGCGCCGCGCCGTCGCCGCCGTGCGCGAGGAGCCGGAGGTGCAGGACGTCGAGCAGCGCCTGCCGCTGGCGCTCGTGGGCGGCGCGAGCACCTTCCCCAAGGACGGCGAGGACTTCGACGAGCTGGTGCACCGCTGCCGCCGCCGCATGGACGAGCGGCGCTCGTCGCTCCAGCGGCGGCTGATGCTGGACGGGCTGCCGTTCTGGGACGAGGTGGACCTGCTGCTGGGCACGCCCAACAGCCCCAGGCTGCCGGTGGACGAACGCTCGGAGCCGAGCCGGCGCGGCAAGGTCGCGGACGTGCTCTTCGACGAGCTCCAGGCGGAGCTTGCCCGGGAGCTGATGCGCGACCCCGGCTCGCGCGGCCTGCTCTACGTGGGCGGGCCGGAGATTCGCGCGGACCTGCCCATCGCGGCGGGTCTGGAGTCGGCTCCGCCCGACCTGTCCTCGCGCATCTACCTGCTGGGGCGGCGCGTGGACCTGGAGTCGCACCCCGCGCTGACGCCCGTGTTCCTGGAGGGGGACGAGCGGGTGTCGCGCCACGAGTTCATCCTCTGGTTGTCGGAGAACGCGGCCTACGCCCTCATCCAGCGGCGCGGGCGCGGCGCGACGTGGGGCTTCCACACCTCGGACACCGCGCTGGTGGACGGGCTCATCTCCAAGCTGCAGGCCGAGTACGACCTGCAGCCCTATTGATACGCGGAGCGCACGGTGGCCCAGGTCCGGAAGATCCTCATCGCCGACCCCGACCTCGAGTCCGTTCGAGCGCTGTCGCGCGCGCTGCGCACCAAGGGCTACCAGGTGCACTACGCGCCGGATGGCTCGCGGGCGCTCGAGGTCGCGGTGCTGCGCCACCCGGACCTGACGCTGTTCGACGAGGGGTGCCGGCTGCTGGAGGCGCGGACGTTCATCCAGATCCTCCGCACCAACCCGCGCACCGAGGACATCCCCGTGGTGCTCACCACGGCGAGCTTCGATGGAGATCGCTTCCGGGGTCTGCGGGATGGCTACCTGCGCAAGCCCTTCAACCTGGACGAGGTGCTCAGCCGCATCGAGCACATCTTCCGGCGCAACGAGGCGGCCAAGGACCTCAAGGTCGAGCAGCAGGAGATCGAAGGTTCGCTCAGCCAGCTGAGCATCCCGGACCTGATGCAGCTGCTCGGCATGAACCGGCGCAGCGGCCGGCTGTCGCTGGAGCGCGGCAACGAGCGCGGGGAGATCGCCGTGGTGGAGGGGCGCCCGGTGAACGCGAAGCTGGGGCGCGTGGAAGGGGAGAAGGCCCTGTTCCGCCTCCTGGCCTGGTCCGAGGGGACCTTCACCTTCTCTCCCGGGACGAACCAGGTGCGCGTGCGCATCAACCGGGCCATGGACGACGCGCTGCTGGAGGGCATGCGGCAGTCGGACGAGGTGAACCGGCTGTTGCCCGGCCTGCCGCCCCGGCACACGCGCCTCGTGCTGGCGCCGGACGTGGACCTCCAGCAGGACCAGCACCCGGTGACGGCGCAGGTGGTGGACCTGCTGCGCCAGCCACGCGCGCTCGGAGAGGTGCTCGACCTGGCGCCGGCGCCGGACCTGGAGGTGCTGGGCGTGCTCACCACGCTGATGCAGCGAGGCGTGGCGCGGCTGGCGGACGGGGCCGGCACCGACGCGAGCGCCAGCGAGCTGCTGGGCGCGGCCGAGGTGCACGCGCTGCGCGGGCGCATCCTGCGCACGAAGGCGCCCGCGAAGGTCGCCACCGCGAAGATCTTCGTGTGTGGCAGTGGGGCCTCGGCGGCGCGACGGGTGATGGCCCGCGTCCCGGGCCTGGAGGCGCTGTCCGCCGAGCCCACCGCGGTGAAGAGCGGCTTCGGCACGCTGGGCCGGCTGGTGCTCAGCGACGTGCTGCGGCTGGACTTCTGCGTGCTCCCCCCGGCGGAGGCGGCCCGGCCCTTGTGGCGGCCGTTCAGCGCCGGGGCGGTGGGCGCGCTGCTGTTGGACGTGTCCGAGGCGGCGTTGGGTCTGGCGCACTACCTGGCGTGGGAGGCGCGCATGCCAGTCATCGTCGTGGGGGCGGAGGTGCCGGCCTCGCTCCAGGGCGCGCCGGCGGGCGCGGTGTCCGTGGTGGACGACCTGGGCGAGGCCCTCAGGGCCCTGCTGGTGCAGGCGCTCAACCCCGCGCCCATGCTGCCCGGGGTGCAGCAAGCGCAGCGGACCCCGGCGACGGCCAGCTAGGCCGCGTCGCGGGGCGGCTGGCTCTTGCGCGCCTCGATGCCGAGCGCCTCGTTCGCGAAGCGGTACATGCGCGCCTTGAGCTGCTCCAGCGCGTCGAGCAGGTGCTTGCCGGAGCGGTTGGCCGCGTCCTCCAGCCGCTCCTTGCAGCGCAGGTCCGAACAGAGGCTGATGCCCACGCGGCGCTTGCTGTTGACGTCCGTGGTGAGCAGGGAGACCTCGTTCGACGAACCGTAGTGGTGGCACCACTCGCACAGTCGCGAGACGTTCTCGCCGCCCCCCGTGTCCCGCCGGAAGATGATGCCGATGGGCTGGTGGCTCCCCGGCGCGGAGAAGACCAGGTACACGCGGGCACCCGACGTCTCCGTCCAGGCGAGGTAGTCACGCACGAAGTGAGGGAAGGTGACACCCTCGGGCATCTCGATGACGCGGCGGTCCCGGGGGCGGAAGGACTTGATGAGGTCCTGGTCGGACTCGAATCGGAACACGACGGCTCCTTGGCGAACGTCTGGACCTAACAATCTGGACGCACCGATTCTACCTGAACCGACCAGCGGGCCGAGCCCTTCGTCGGGTGCGTGGAGGATGGCCACCGGCGGGGGCCCGGGGGCACCCGCCCGACGCGCCCCCGGCGCATCCCCGCGGCCTCCACGCGTCGACTCGCGCCGCGCATGACTCCACGCGCGAGCGCCGCGGGCTCCTGGCTTGGCTCCTCGGGGCGTTCGTCGCGGATGGGGCGACGCCCGCATGCGCGCGACGTCACGCGTCATCGCGGCGCCCCCCAGCTCGGCGGCTCGTCATGAGGCGTCGGCTGACCCTGCCATGACATGGAGATGAAACAAGACTCGCGCGCATCCCCGTAGCGGCGTCTCGCCGCGCCGTCAGCCATTGGAGTGTTTCCTCATGGACCGTGCCGTGTCTTCGTCGAGCAAGGACCTCATCGCGCGCACGCGAACGTTCGCGGTGCAGGACACGGCCCGCTCCGTGTGGAACCTCGTCGCGACCTATGCGGCGCTGGTGGCGGCGGTGGCGCTGGCGGCCGCCGCGCCCTGGTGGCCCTTGCGCGTCGTCGGAGGCGTGCTCGAGGCGCTCGTGCTCATCCGTGCGTTCATCCTCTTCCACGATGCGATGCACGGCGCGCTGCTGCCCACGTCGCGGTGGGCGAGGGGGCTCTTCCACGTGCAGGGCATCCTGACGCTCACGCCCGCGCGCATCTGGAATGACACGCACAACCATCACCACGCCAACACGGCGCGCATCGCCGCGGACCCGGCGGGGACGTTCGTCACGTGGACCACGCAGCAGTGGCGACAGGCGTCCGGCTGGCAACGCCTGGGCTACATGGTGGAGCGCCACCCGGTGACGCTGCTGTTCGGCTACGTCACCGCGTTCCTCTTCAGCCTGTGCCTGGTGCCGTTCGTGAAGAACCCCCGGCGCTACTGGACGTCCGGGCTCGCGCTGCTCGTGCATGGCGCCTTGTCCGTCGCGCTCTGGCACGTCTTCGGCGCCGCCGTCTATCTGTGCGCCTTCCTGGGGCCGCTCTTCGTCGCGTACGCGCTGGGCACGTATCTCTTCTATGCCCAGCACAACTTCGACGAGGTGAGCATCCTGCCGGAGTCCTCCTGGTCGCACGCGGACGCCGCGCTCGAGGCCTCCAGCTATCTGCGGTGTGGTCCGGTGATGGCCTGGTTCACCGGCAACATCGGCTACCACCACGTCCACCACCTCAACCCGCGCATCCCGTTCTACCGGCTGCCCGAGGCGATGGCCGCCATCCCGGAGCTCCAGCGGCCCCACGTCACCACGCTGCGGCCCCGGGACATCCGGGACTGCCTGCGGCTGAACCTGTGGGACCCGGACCTGGGGAGGATGGTGCGCTACCGCGACGCGTACGCGCGCGCCTGAGGTGCCTCGGCCAGGTGGGCTCGTTCGGGGCCCGCCCGAGGAGCCCACCGGGCCGGGCCCCTCAATTGTTCAGCATGGGGCGCCCCTGGTGCGCCACCAGCAGGTCGTGCATGTCGTTGGCGTGCTCCTCCTCCTTCGAGAGGATGTCCTCGAGCAGCCGTCGCGTGGTCGGGTCGCGGTCCGCGAAGTAGCGGATCATGTCGCGGTACGTCTCGACCGCGATGCGCTCGGCGACCAGGTTCTCGCGAATCATGTCGACCAGGTTCTGCCCTTCGACGAACTGGCTGGCGCTGCGGCCCAGCAGTCCCTCGGGGTTGAAGTTCGGCTTGCCACCCAGCTGGTTGATGCGCTCGGCGAGGCGCAGCGCGTGGTCCTGCTCCTCGCGCGCGTGCTCGCCGAACTCGTCCTTCACCGCCTCGCTGTGGATGCCCACCGCGGAGATGTAGTGCGACGTGTAGCGCAGCACGCACACGATCTCCGTCGCGAGCGCGTCGTTGAGCAGCTTCAGCGTCGTCGTGACGTCGCCCTCGTAGTTCTCCGTGAGGGCACCTTCGTCCAGGTGCTCACGGGCACGGCGGCGGATCTCCTGGATGTCACTGACGAAGGGCTGCGACTCGGCCATGGCGGTGTCTCCTCCTGGAGGGTGCGTGCCGGAAAGCTGCGCCGCGCCGCCCGGGAATGACCACCCCTCTCCCGGCGAACTGGAAGCGCTCGCCGCCCGCCAGTCCCACCCTTCTGTCGGAGACCGGCGTCGCCCCCCGTACGGAGCGCCTCTCGCGAGGCTCACCGACCGTGGTGAGGCGAGGGTTCAGCCGAGGGAGGATGCGGCGCCTGGGTTGGGTGTGGCGCCTGGGTTGGATGCGGCGCCTGGGTTGGGGGTGGTGCCTCGATTGGGTGCGGCGCCTCGCTTGGGTGCTGCGCCTCGGTCGAATGGGGCTCGGGAGGCTCCGAGGCCTTGGGCCTCGGCACGGTGTGGACCGGCTCCTCGGGCCAGGGGGCTTCCTCCTCGCCCTGGTGCGCGCCTCTCGTCGGCTTCGCTTCCTTGGGTGGCTGTTCCCGCGGCTGCGCCGGGGGCTGCGGTTGGGGCCTGGGCTGTGTCGGGGGCCTCGGCGCCACGTTCGTCTGCGGGCGCTCGGGCACGGGCGCGGAGCGCGCCGAGCGGGGAACCTCCGGCGAGGCTCCCGTCACGGGGGGATGCCCTGTCGGCGGCGCCGTCACCTTCGAGCGGGGCACCGGGTGTCCCGTGATGTGCGCGACCTGTTCGGGCGCGGGGCCCGTGCTCCACTGCCCATGACGGGCCGGCACCCGCCTTCCCACCAACTGGGTCTGCTGGAGGAGCACGGGCATCCGGGCTCGGGGCACCACGAACTCATTCAAGTGCGGCCGCTCGAAGTCCGTGACTCCGACGAACGTCCACGACAAGCCCACCGAGACACCCGGTGGCCCCAGGGGCTGCCAGCCGACGAAGCCGTCCCCCCAGCGCCAGTCCACCCAGGAGGGGGCCCACTCGTCGTCAGGCCACCACACCCATCCCGTGGAGGGCGCGAGGTACCAGCGGCCGTAGTGGAAGGGCGCCCACCCCCAGCTCCAATCCGTCTCGAACGTCCAACCCCAGTCGCTGTACGTCCACTGCCCCCCGGTGACGTAGGGCTCGAAGTCCGCGCCGACGATGGCGGGGTCGGGCCGCCAGACCCAGCCCACGTCGGGCAGCTGCATCCACGAACCGTAGGGGGACAGCACGTCCCGGAAGGTCGACACCGGCTGGTTGTCCGGCGTGGCGCTCGTGGTGATCTGCGAGCCGTAGTCCTCCTGGGCGCTCGCGCAGCCGACGGTCGCCAGCAGGGCGCTCGCGGTGACACACCTCGTTCGCATCCATCGCCAGGTCCGCATGGGCGCTCCTTTCATCGCGGCCGCTGTCCCTCGTCCTTGAAGGATGGGAATGACCTTCCGAGAAAGCGCCATCCGACGCAGGGGGGCGTCGAGGCCTGGCTGCCCAGCGACTGTCGTCACCGGGTTGCGTGCGGCGCTCACGTCCGGGGAATTTCCGGGGGGCATTGGCGGCCCCGGAGCGAGCTGGGGCAGACTTCCGTTCGTGCGCTCACGCCTCGCCACCCTCTTCCTGCTGATATCGCCGACCGCAGCGCTCGCCGGCATGCCCAGCGTGCACCTGACGGAGGTCGCCACGCTGCGCTTCTCCGCCATCTCCTTCTTCATCGGGGTCTTCCTGGGGGTGACGGTCGCGGTCCGGTTCCTCTGGAACCGTCTGCGCAGGGACTTCACGCGCATGCCTCCGCTGAGCTTCGGCGCCGCGCTCGCGCTGGTCTTCCTGTTCGGGCTCGGCATCCAGCTCGTCCTGTCGATGATCGCCGGCGGGCGTGAGCTGATGACGCCAGGGGCGTGGGAGAAGACGGGGGCGACGTATCGGCTCGCCGACGCGCCACCCACGGAGTCGCAGCTGCTGGTCCAGGCCCGGCGCCAGCGCCTGGACGAGCTGCGGGCCGCGCTCTGGGCACACGCCTCGGCCCACGCGGGCGACTTCCCCGCGAACGATGCCGGGCTCGAACTGCCCGAGGAGCGCTGGAGGGTGGTCGGCGATTCCGGCATGCACTTCATCTACGTGGCAGGACGCAAGGCGGACGTGGGCTCGGCGCCCGTGGCCTACGAGCCGGGCATCTTCGGGCGCGAGCGTTGGGTGCTCTTCGCCAACGGCGACATCCGTCGACTGCCCGTCGAGGCCATCCACCGCGCGTTGGAGCTGGAGGCCGCGCCGTGAGCATCTGGGTGAAGATCCCTCTCGCGCTGTTGCTCCTCTTCATCGGGCTCATCTTCCTCTCGGTGATGGGGCTGGAGTGGACCGTGCAGGCGGCGTTCTTCCTCCTGGTGGGGTGGATCCCCTTCCTGGCGGACGTGGTGTCGCAGGTCACCGTCCGCTGGAACCTGGTCTTCGAGGCGCTGCTCGTGGCGGGGGCGCTGGTGGCGGGCACCCACCTGTTCATCCGGCGGTTCTGGCCCCGGTTCCACGCGGCCCCCGAAGCCGTGACGCCATGGCCCCTTCGCTGGAGCCTGTCGCTGGTGGCGATGCTGGTGCTGCTCTTCCTCGCCACGATGTCCACGATGGGCATCGCCCACCACGTGGGGTGGCTCGCCTCCGGTCGCGCGCCGATCTTCAGGACCCGACTCTTCCCGATGTTCGCGCACGGCATGGGCAGCCATCGGCTGTGTCGCACGGCCCTGGAGCGGGTCTCCGCGGGCGTGTCGCCCGGCCAGGTGCCGGCGCTGCTCCTCGCCGGCCCCACCACGCGCGAGGACGCGGAGGAGCATCACGTCTTCTCCGTCCCGGGCCCGGGCGGCAGACCCGGCTTCGTCGTCTACCCGCGCGACCCGCGTCAGCTCGTGGAGGAAGGGGGCTTCCGGTGTGACGACCCCAACGAGAAACCCGTGCACATGGCCGCTCCGGAGTTGGTGAAGTGGAGGTCCGAGCAGCACTCCGTCGCCGCCCCCACGCCGCCTTGAGTCGTCCCGCTCCGACGGACGCGGCGCGACCCGAGGTCCATGTGAGCGCCGCGTTCTCCGCGTGGCGAGGCGAGGTTCCCGCGCGTCCACCCCTTGGCACCCGGGCGGTCGTGCCTACCTTCCGGCGCACATTCCGACGCCCGGGCCATGCGCGTCCCGGGTGTCGTCACGCGAGGAGTGGATGGTGCAGGCGAAGCTGCTGATGGCCGTGGTGCTGGGGGCCCTGACGTTCGGCGCGGGCTGCCACCGCAACACCCGTGAGAGCGCGAAGGACGACGCCGAGCGCGCCGCGGACAAGGTGGGGGACACCGCCGAGGAGGCGGGTGACAAGGCGAAGGACACCGCCGAGGACGCGGCCGACCAGGCGGGGGACGCCGCCGAGGAGGCGGGTGACAAAATCGAGGACGCGACCGACAAGCCGTAGCGCTCGCCCGGAGCCTCTCGGGTACGCCGCACCGCGTCGGTTCAGCATTCGCGGTTGGGAGGGGCTCCGGGTTGCCCACGGAGCGGGGGCTGGCCGAATAATCACCCCCCATGGGAGCGCTCACCCTCAGCGCGTCGGCGCATCTGTGGGAGCAGTTCCTCGTCGGCGCGTTCGACGGGGGCCCGGATGCGCGTGTGGAGGCCCACCCCATCCTGCCTCGGTGGCAGCGCTCGCGCGCGCTCGGGGCGCCGAGCACGGGCCTGCCGGAAGAGGGGCCCAGCGTCGGCGCGCTCGCGCTCGTCGAGCGGCGCGCGCGGATGGAGCCGGTGTGGCACGAAGTCCGTGAGCTGCTGGAGCTGCTCGCCGCGACGCCATTGCCGTCGGGGCGGGTGGCGCTGCTGGCGGACCGCGAGGGCGTCATCCTCGCGACGCGCAGCTCCGGCGGCGACTTCCGGGACCACGCGGACTACGTGCGCCTGGTGGCGGGCGCGTGCTGGGACGAGACCTGCCGGGGGACCAACGCCATCGGCACCGCGCTGGTGGAGGGCTCCGCGGTCGCGGTGGTGGGCCCCGCCCACTATGCCCAGCGTCACCACGGGCTCGTCTGCTACGCGGCGCCCATCCACGACCCGTTCGGCGAGGCCGTCGGCGTCCTGGACGTCACCGGACCGGCGAGCGACGCGGACCCGCTGGTGTTGATGACGGTGGCCAGCATCGCGCACTCGGCGGAGGCCCGGCTGCGCGAGGTCGCCTGGGCGAGGATCGCCTCCTCGACGCGCGGCGCGCTGGCGTCGCGGCTGTCGCGAGAGGACGAGCCGGTCCTGCTCCTCGAGGCGCCGGGACGCATCGCCCACCTCAACGCGGCCGCGCGGCGGGTGCTCGGCGCGGCGCCCGACGTGCAGGGCCCCACCGACCGGGTGTTCGGGCTGTCGTGGCGCGCGCTGAAGGAAGCGGCGCTGCGCGGCGACACGTTGGAGGCCGACCTGCCGGGGATGGCCGCGTCCTGGCGCGTCCACGCGGAGCTGGTGGGGGAGGGCGCCGGCTCGGCCCTGGCCCTGCTGGTGCGCCTGGAGTCCCGGGGCGCTCGCGCGCAAGGACCCGGGCCTCGCGCCACAGCGCCGCGCCTGGAGGGCGATGCCTGGGCCGCGCTGAAGGGAGACGACCCCGCGCTGCGCGCCACGCTGCGAGAGGCCGCGCGCTACGCCCCCACGTCGCTGCCGGTGTTGCTCCTGTCGGAGACGGGCACGGGCAAGGAGCTGCTCGCGCGCGCCATCCATGCCTCCAGCAACGTGGGCGCGGGGCCCTTCGTCGCCGTCAACTGCGGGGCGCTCTCCAGCACCCTCCTGGAGAGCGAGCTGTTCGGCCACGCGCCCGGTGCCTTCACGGGGGCTCGCGCGGGTGGCGCGGACGGGAAGCTGGCGGCGGCGGATGGCGGCACGCTGTTCCTCGACGA from Myxococcus stipitatus encodes the following:
- a CDS encoding response regulator, giving the protein MAGPILVVDDDLFFRQLASDMLSRHGHRVVVVENATLALEEAARMPFDLVITDVVMPGVDGFALTARLRERDPDQEVILVSQRTDVKGSEMALRSGAADCLAKPVDEADLVLAVDRALERAALRRERAQLRDENLEFARFHNLHQRCLDLISQSDLEWLQERIISELSAVCDAQSAALWVLDDRGDLVLRAYRGLLDKQFLAEKMNPEGPLAGRLKDAQPWFARDERSAVMYVPLLASGEIVGLAQLSDPLSGDFRLEHSRDARVLADFAAIGVKNGRRMLALQRLGLRDRETAAYNLSYFTDYASKEIYKARRYGRTFSLLTFSIDNLPLVRVRHGAADAKKAVRGIIRALSKIIRDSDVIAKASDQEFYLLLPETDFFGAMMFVRRAVAAVREEPEVQDVEQRLPLALVGGASTFPKDGEDFDELVHRCRRRMDERRSSLQRRLMLDGLPFWDEVDLLLGTPNSPRLPVDERSEPSRRGKVADVLFDELQAELARELMRDPGSRGLLYVGGPEIRADLPIAAGLESAPPDLSSRIYLLGRRVDLESHPALTPVFLEGDERVSRHEFILWLSENAAYALIQRRGRGATWGFHTSDTALVDGLISKLQAEYDLQPY
- a CDS encoding DUF4388 domain-containing protein produces the protein MAQVRKILIADPDLESVRALSRALRTKGYQVHYAPDGSRALEVAVLRHPDLTLFDEGCRLLEARTFIQILRTNPRTEDIPVVLTTASFDGDRFRGLRDGYLRKPFNLDEVLSRIEHIFRRNEAAKDLKVEQQEIEGSLSQLSIPDLMQLLGMNRRSGRLSLERGNERGEIAVVEGRPVNAKLGRVEGEKALFRLLAWSEGTFTFSPGTNQVRVRINRAMDDALLEGMRQSDEVNRLLPGLPPRHTRLVLAPDVDLQQDQHPVTAQVVDLLRQPRALGEVLDLAPAPDLEVLGVLTTLMQRGVARLADGAGTDASASELLGAAEVHALRGRILRTKAPAKVATAKIFVCGSGASAARRVMARVPGLEALSAEPTAVKSGFGTLGRLVLSDVLRLDFCVLPPAEAARPLWRPFSAGAVGALLLDVSEAALGLAHYLAWEARMPVIVVGAEVPASLQGAPAGAVSVVDDLGEALRALLVQALNPAPMLPGVQQAQRTPATAS
- a CDS encoding FBP domain-containing protein, yielding MFRFESDQDLIKSFRPRDRRVIEMPEGVTFPHFVRDYLAWTETSGARVYLVFSAPGSHQPIGIIFRRDTGGGENVSRLCEWCHHYGSSNEVSLLTTDVNSKRRVGISLCSDLRCKERLEDAANRSGKHLLDALEQLKARMYRFANEALGIEARKSQPPRDAA
- a CDS encoding fatty acid desaturase family protein: MDRAVSSSSKDLIARTRTFAVQDTARSVWNLVATYAALVAAVALAAAAPWWPLRVVGGVLEALVLIRAFILFHDAMHGALLPTSRWARGLFHVQGILTLTPARIWNDTHNHHHANTARIAADPAGTFVTWTTQQWRQASGWQRLGYMVERHPVTLLFGYVTAFLFSLCLVPFVKNPRRYWTSGLALLVHGALSVALWHVFGAAVYLCAFLGPLFVAYALGTYLFYAQHNFDEVSILPESSWSHADAALEASSYLRCGPVMAWFTGNIGYHHVHHLNPRIPFYRLPEAMAAIPELQRPHVTTLRPRDIRDCLRLNLWDPDLGRMVRYRDAYARA
- a CDS encoding ferritin-like domain-containing protein, which encodes MAESQPFVSDIQEIRRRAREHLDEGALTENYEGDVTTTLKLLNDALATEIVCVLRYTSHYISAVGIHSEAVKDEFGEHAREEQDHALRLAERINQLGGKPNFNPEGLLGRSASQFVEGQNLVDMIRENLVAERIAVETYRDMIRYFADRDPTTRRLLEDILSKEEEHANDMHDLLVAHQGRPMLNN
- a CDS encoding DUF6600 domain-containing protein, producing MRTRCVTASALLATVGCASAQEDYGSQITTSATPDNQPVSTFRDVLSPYGSWMQLPDVGWVWRPDPAIVGADFEPYVTGGQWTYSDWGWTFETDWSWGWAPFHYGRWYLAPSTGWVWWPDDEWAPSWVDWRWGDGFVGWQPLGPPGVSVGLSWTFVGVTDFERPHLNEFVVPRARMPVLLQQTQLVGRRVPARHGQWSTGPAPEQVAHITGHPVPRSKVTAPPTGHPPVTGASPEVPRSARSAPVPERPQTNVAPRPPTQPRPQPQPPAQPREQPPKEAKPTRGAHQGEEEAPWPEEPVHTVPRPKASEPPEPHSTEAQHPSEAPHPIEAPPPTQAPHPTQAPHPTQAPHPPSAEPSPHHGR
- a CDS encoding YtxH domain-containing protein encodes the protein MVQAKLLMAVVLGALTFGAGCHRNTRESAKDDAERAADKVGDTAEEAGDKAKDTAEDAADQAGDAAEEAGDKIEDATDKP
- a CDS encoding sigma-54-dependent Fis family transcriptional regulator yields the protein MGALTLSASAHLWEQFLVGAFDGGPDARVEAHPILPRWQRSRALGAPSTGLPEEGPSVGALALVERRARMEPVWHEVRELLELLAATPLPSGRVALLADREGVILATRSSGGDFRDHADYVRLVAGACWDETCRGTNAIGTALVEGSAVAVVGPAHYAQRHHGLVCYAAPIHDPFGEAVGVLDVTGPASDADPLVLMTVASIAHSAEARLREVAWARIASSTRGALASRLSREDEPVLLLEAPGRIAHLNAAARRVLGAAPDVQGPTDRVFGLSWRALKEAALRGDTLEADLPGMAASWRVHAELVGEGAGSALALLVRLESRGARAQGPGPRATAPRLEGDAWAALKGDDPALRATLREAARYAPTSLPVLLLSETGTGKELLARAIHASSNVGAGPFVAVNCGALSSTLLESELFGHAPGAFTGARAGGADGKLAAADGGTLFLDELAEMPAALQVMLLRVLEDGSFSRVGESRVRHSRFRLVGATCRDLEGAVRDGSFRGDLYFRLQGAILRLPPLRERGDLPELVKALVVQLAQEGGHPPCAVSPAALARLQAHAWPGNVRELKTVLRLALVRAMGADVLDVDALPPLSGGAPPRHPVSPPAREAPSPVALRELEANAILDALSRSGGNVARAARLLGIARSTLYRMVERFGLSLPPRS